From Sulfuracidifex tepidarius, one genomic window encodes:
- a CDS encoding TM1812 family CRISPR-associated protein, with the protein MKCLLYIAGDVNNYNPVRYIINGREEFTFIAAHALSQVLNPDRVVALLPDSLIVEEGNSVNVDNLVKAYRDLLRKRASKLQSQLSEDKQKGLEEFIQKMEVRYIPNIGVGSATLSRNGEVVVNEDGKNGGGVVKKPYKREGNPTFVFNVIYSVFKELESDDCDEFLVDLTHGTNVLVSITLSVGSLFNSSFFSAPVIGNPGTQEVRVLDLTEVVKATKDSLMISSSIEKLDERYFKDYSSSLRGLNPNTFNGDEVYVIKNIKGADPGKVINLLRDIRNGFSVNAMRDIEDVNENIESIKQDVDKLRSFFSEWYKHQTLDVREIVLSNFYSTFKVERITSNMEDDITSLMKLLKLYIDASMYDKAFSLARELPVAFCMKLRGGGTFDAEDNKYEKCDNLVTSYFNSYHSEVLKYRNVLMHGGLSIDLKVNVSPDGKLSISKENQIRLGRLEEESKKLENYEEEIMNEIKNVGESGNESKNK; encoded by the coding sequence ATGAAATGTTTATTATACATTGCAGGAGATGTAAATAATTATAATCCTGTAAGATATATCATAAACGGGAGAGAGGAATTTACTTTCATTGCCGCACATGCCCTCTCTCAGGTGCTTAATCCGGATAGAGTTGTCGCCCTTTTGCCTGACAGCTTAATAGTTGAAGAAGGAAATAGTGTGAATGTTGATAACCTGGTAAAAGCTTATAGAGACTTATTGAGAAAAAGGGCCTCAAAATTACAGAGCCAATTAAGTGAAGACAAACAGAAAGGACTGGAAGAATTCATACAAAAGATGGAAGTTAGATATATCCCTAACATAGGCGTTGGTTCTGCTACGTTAAGCCGTAACGGTGAGGTAGTGGTTAATGAAGACGGCAAAAACGGCGGTGGAGTCGTTAAAAAACCCTATAAGAGGGAGGGTAATCCAACCTTCGTGTTTAACGTTATATACTCAGTTTTCAAAGAATTGGAGTCTGACGATTGCGACGAGTTCCTCGTCGACCTAACTCACGGCACAAACGTCTTAGTGTCCATCACTTTAAGCGTAGGTTCTCTCTTTAACTCCAGCTTCTTCTCTGCTCCAGTCATAGGGAACCCTGGTACACAGGAAGTGAGAGTGTTAGACCTCACCGAAGTGGTGAAGGCTACTAAGGACTCCCTCATGATATCTTCCTCCATAGAGAAATTAGATGAAAGGTACTTCAAAGACTATAGTTCCAGCCTGAGAGGATTGAACCCCAACACGTTCAATGGGGATGAAGTCTATGTTATAAAGAATATAAAGGGAGCAGATCCTGGGAAGGTGATTAACCTTCTTCGCGACATAAGGAACGGATTTTCGGTCAACGCCATGCGTGACATTGAGGATGTAAACGAAAACATTGAAAGTATAAAACAAGACGTCGATAAGTTGAGGTCTTTCTTCAGCGAATGGTACAAACACCAGACGCTTGACGTCAGAGAGATAGTCCTATCGAACTTCTACTCCACGTTCAAAGTGGAGAGAATAACATCAAACATGGAAGACGACATCACTTCACTTATGAAATTGCTGAAACTTTACATAGACGCATCGATGTACGATAAGGCATTCTCCCTAGCTAGAGAACTACCGGTAGCCTTCTGCATGAAATTGAGAGGAGGCGGAACATTTGACGCTGAAGATAACAAATATGAGAAATGCGATAATTTGGTGACGTCTTACTTCAACTCGTATCACAGCGAAGTCCTGAAATACAGGAACGTGTTGATGCACGGTGGATTATCTATAGATTTAAAGGTAAATGTAAGCCCAGATGGTAAATTGTCCATAAGTAAAGAAAACCAGATCAGGTTAGGAAGACTGGAGGAAGAGAGTAAAAAATTGGAGAATTATGAAGAGGAAATAATGAATGAAATAAAAAATGTAGGAGAAAGTGGAAATGAAAGTAAAAATAAGTGA
- a CDS encoding SDR family NAD(P)-dependent oxidoreductase produces the protein MPIAIVTGASKGIGRSTVCMLKDKGFTVIAISRSTPDIGDVKLSVDVIDRETVAKVVEDTVSRFGRIDVLVNNAGFGVYGKFTDTPLQEEEYMIKTNFLAPIVITKLVLPYMLKQKEGSIVNVVSEAAYVSTTTLAVYSATKAGLSSFTNSLWATVSKLGIKVSGVYPGPVKTNFTSHPSFSSMAQNGFDKFAVEPEAVAKAIWKGITTGKREIYVPSKLRVDPYFLKLSLIMQDFTYRIIRRYF, from the coding sequence GTGCCTATTGCAATAGTAACTGGAGCGTCTAAGGGTATAGGCAGGAGTACGGTTTGTATGCTTAAAGATAAAGGTTTCACCGTGATAGCTATCTCAAGGTCAACCCCCGATATTGGAGACGTGAAGCTGTCAGTGGACGTCATAGACAGGGAGACAGTAGCTAAGGTCGTGGAGGACACTGTATCTAGGTTTGGAAGGATAGACGTACTTGTCAACAATGCGGGTTTCGGTGTTTACGGTAAGTTCACTGACACCCCATTACAGGAAGAAGAGTACATGATCAAGACTAACTTCTTAGCTCCTATTGTGATCACTAAGCTAGTTTTACCTTACATGCTCAAGCAAAAGGAAGGCTCTATAGTGAACGTCGTTTCCGAGGCAGCTTATGTTTCCACAACTACTCTAGCAGTCTACTCAGCCACTAAGGCGGGTCTGTCGAGCTTCACTAATTCCCTCTGGGCAACAGTGTCCAAGCTTGGAATTAAGGTATCTGGAGTTTACCCCGGTCCTGTCAAGACCAATTTCACCTCTCACCCTTCCTTCTCTTCCATGGCCCAGAACGGTTTCGATAAGTTCGCCGTTGAACCTGAAGCGGTAGCTAAGGCTATATGGAAAGGTATAACGACGGGCAAGAGGGAGATCTACGTCCCTTCGAAGCTGAGGGTTGACCCATATTTTCTTAAATTATCTTTAATAATGCAAGATTTTACTTATAGAATAATAAGGAGATATTTTTAG
- a CDS encoding substrate-binding domain-containing protein has translation MTLRRKSNKERALSKIQAVVIVVIILVAIAGIGIYLTTKHSSTTSSTTSSSPSTTSSVPTTSTVLTIYVAGAYKAIFNYLASQYQKSTGVTVKVVPGGSFGLAGEIAKETPVPTNLFVPVAFIQAVQLEDTRDPGWAIAFISDHMSLVYTNATTMNPYWGQLYSNYTMAMKTNETTYWNNFFTLLSTHFSMGISIPSSDPEGLYGDLILQMAGKLYSPDHNQYYYCNLAYNVSHEVKTAPSTANFVPDLKAGTLDFVFSYVSYAVSQHFMYLKLPHWLNFGYYPNELSWYHSFSYVITESGEHYTIPGGPVYLYITIPEGASNVNQSINFIEFLVKNVNELSQFSVTPITHPVLYYQSKSDVPSQILNMLNNGELTYGGNFSAA, from the coding sequence ATGACACTCAGAAGAAAGTCAAACAAGGAGAGGGCTTTATCAAAAATACAAGCTGTGGTTATAGTAGTAATAATTTTAGTAGCGATAGCAGGAATAGGAATTTATCTCACAACCAAGCACAGTTCCACTACGTCTTCAACAACAAGTTCCTCACCTTCAACAACTTCTTCAGTTCCGACTACTTCAACGGTTTTAACTATTTACGTTGCTGGTGCATACAAAGCGATCTTCAACTACCTGGCATCTCAATACCAGAAAAGCACTGGAGTTACGGTTAAAGTAGTGCCGGGTGGTTCGTTCGGGCTTGCAGGAGAGATAGCGAAAGAGACACCCGTCCCAACTAACCTCTTCGTGCCAGTTGCATTCATCCAAGCAGTACAGTTGGAAGATACAAGGGATCCGGGTTGGGCTATAGCATTCATCTCAGACCACATGTCACTAGTTTACACTAACGCAACTACAATGAACCCGTACTGGGGTCAGTTATACTCCAACTATACTATGGCAATGAAAACCAACGAGACGACTTACTGGAACAATTTCTTTACCTTGTTGTCTACACATTTCTCCATGGGGATATCGATCCCTAGCAGTGACCCAGAGGGTCTGTACGGTGACCTGATACTTCAAATGGCAGGAAAGTTGTATTCCCCTGATCACAATCAGTACTATTACTGTAACCTAGCATATAACGTATCACATGAAGTCAAAACTGCACCTTCTACGGCTAACTTCGTGCCAGACTTGAAGGCTGGAACCTTGGACTTCGTCTTCTCTTACGTGTCTTATGCAGTGTCCCAACATTTCATGTACCTCAAGCTTCCTCACTGGCTTAACTTCGGCTACTATCCTAACGAGCTATCGTGGTACCACTCGTTCTCTTACGTGATAACTGAGAGCGGGGAACATTACACCATACCGGGAGGACCTGTCTACCTCTATATCACGATTCCTGAAGGAGCATCTAACGTGAACCAGTCAATAAACTTCATAGAATTCTTGGTCAAGAACGTGAACGAGCTCTCCCAGTTCAGCGTAACCCCGATAACCCATCCCGTCCTTTACTACCAGTCGAAGTCGGACGTTCCCTCACAAATACTGAACATGTTAAATAATGGAGAGCTAACATATGGAGGGAACTTCAGTGCGGCCTAA
- a CDS encoding winged helix-turn-helix domain-containing protein, translating into MNRCRHDIVMDILISIKNGRRKITEICTSSNLPVDRGKKILDEMCRQGLVLNVNGEFRLSSKGYSWLEIYNMVEQYLTGGDEV; encoded by the coding sequence TTGAACAGATGCAGACATGACATAGTCATGGACATACTCATATCTATAAAGAACGGCAGAAGGAAAATAACTGAGATATGTACCTCATCTAACTTACCCGTGGACAGAGGCAAAAAGATACTGGACGAAATGTGCAGACAAGGTTTAGTCCTCAACGTGAACGGAGAGTTCAGGCTCTCATCTAAAGGTTATTCATGGTTAGAGATCTATAACATGGTTGAGCAATACCTTACCGGGGGAGACGAAGTCTAA
- a CDS encoding ABC transporter permease, giving the protein MEGTSVRPKVNTLKLISIFSAILLLLPIVYLLYYGYGPFLVSKEVLNKLLVSSIEFTFFSAGVSVVTVVGIFTPLAYFLARHSNPIVEAIVDIPASIPHPLVGVALVFIDSPITPLGKFLYYHGIVFYYSYLGVFLALMIVTSPIYIRSMENFFKSLPDDPEIYAMSFGYSEFYVFSRVVLRRSLGGMLSGGLTSVARAISEFGSVVIIAPYVTGWVFNGDCTSSIYIYNEFQTYFNASVTAAATLIVFSMILISVIRIVNYLLQRRGLI; this is encoded by the coding sequence ATGGAGGGAACTTCAGTGCGGCCTAAGGTGAATACGCTTAAGTTAATCTCAATTTTTTCCGCAATCCTCCTCCTTCTTCCTATAGTTTACTTACTTTACTACGGTTACGGTCCCTTCCTCGTCTCTAAGGAGGTATTGAACAAGCTCTTGGTCTCTTCAATAGAGTTTACGTTCTTCTCAGCTGGAGTAAGCGTGGTGACCGTCGTAGGTATCTTCACTCCCCTAGCATACTTTCTAGCGAGACATTCCAATCCTATAGTTGAAGCGATAGTTGACATCCCCGCCTCCATACCTCATCCATTGGTTGGAGTCGCGTTAGTCTTCATAGACAGTCCGATAACTCCCCTCGGGAAGTTCCTCTATTACCACGGGATAGTCTTTTACTACTCTTATCTGGGGGTCTTCCTGGCCCTCATGATAGTAACTTCCCCTATCTACATAAGGTCGATGGAGAACTTCTTCAAGTCCCTACCAGACGATCCTGAAATCTACGCAATGAGCTTCGGGTACTCAGAATTCTACGTTTTCTCTAGGGTAGTCCTTCGCAGGTCTTTGGGAGGCATGTTATCTGGTGGGCTTACTTCAGTTGCAAGGGCAATAAGTGAGTTCGGGTCAGTGGTCATAATAGCTCCTTATGTGACAGGTTGGGTATTCAACGGAGACTGTACGTCTTCGATTTACATCTACAACGAATTTCAGACATACTTCAACGCTTCAGTGACCGCAGCAGCAACCTTGATTGTCTTCTCAATGATACTCATTTCTGTTATCAGGATAGTTAACTACTTGCTACAGCGGAGAGGTCTAATTTAA